The following proteins are encoded in a genomic region of Phalacrocorax carbo chromosome 2, bPhaCar2.1, whole genome shotgun sequence:
- the DERL1 gene encoding derlin-1 yields MSDLGDWFRSIPPITRYWFAGSIAVPLIGKLGLISPVYLFLWPDAFINRFQIWRPITATFFFPVGPGTGFLYLVNLYFLYQYSSRLETGAFDGRPADYMFMLLFNWICIVITGLAMDMQLLMIPLIMSVLYVWAQLNRDMIVSFWFGTRFKACYLPWVILGFNYIIGGSVINELIGNLVGHLYFFLMFKYPMDLGGRNFLSTPQFLYRWLPNRRGGVSGFGVPPASMRRPAEDQQGGGRHNWGQGFRLGDQ; encoded by the exons atGTCGGACCTGGGGGACTGGTTCCGGAGCATCCCGCCGATCACCCGCTACTGGTTCGCCGGCTCCATCGCGGTGCCGCTCATCGGCAAGCTGGGCCTCATCAGCCCCGTCTACCTCTTCCTCTGGCCCGACGCCTTCATCAACCGCTTCCAG ATCTGGCGGCCCATAACTGcaactttcttcttccctgtggGACCTGGAACAGGATTTCTCTACTTGGTGAATTTGTATTTCTTGTATCAATATTCCTCACGATTAGAAACAG GGGCTTTTGATGGAAGGCCAGCAGATTACATGTTCATGCTTCTGTTTAATTGGATCTGCATTGTT ATAACTGGCTTGGCAATGGACATGCAG TTGCTGATGATTCCACTCATCATGTCAGTACTTTATGTGTGGGCCCAGCTGAACAGAGACATGATTGTATCGTTTTGGTTTGGAACAAGATTTAAG GCCTGTTACCTTCCATGGGTTATTCTGGGATTCAACTACATCATTGGTGGATC AGTCATCAATGAGCTGATAGGAAATCTGGTTGGACACCTGTATTTCTTCTTAATGTTTAAATATCCGATGGATTTGGGAGGAAGGAATTTTCTGTCCACACCCCAGTTCCT GTACCGCTGGCTGCCAAATAGAAGAGGAGGAGTGTCGGGGTTTGGTGTTCCACCCGCTAGCATGAGAAGACCTGCAGAAGATCAACAGGGTGGTGGAAGACACAACTGGGGCCAAGGTTTCCGGCTAGGTGACCAGTGA